One region of Thiorhodovibrio frisius genomic DNA includes:
- a CDS encoding sulfurtransferase — MKMNRLFHHGIRGGLALALSVLLLWALPAAAETLRVTPEWLNDHLQQPDLVLIDARAPADYAAGHLPGAVNLPELATYRDRGRDGRIVEPPVMQKLLRELGVRPDATLIVYDDGSLLSSARVFWTLEVYGLKNVRLLDKGFAGWQARDFPVATDTTKPARSDYVAEVDPTRIATRFTTQLAITDPAQQLIDARSPGAYAGKVSKAKRFGHIPSAINIPVHENLAQAPDGSALRNLDELAQIYAEVPKERNLVLYCDIGRVSAVNYLALRELGYQVANYDASWLEWGNDSGLPIVGP; from the coding sequence ATGAAAATGAACAGGCTTTTTCACCACGGAATTCGCGGCGGTCTCGCCCTTGCGTTGTCAGTTCTGTTGCTTTGGGCCCTGCCTGCTGCGGCCGAAACCCTGCGCGTTACCCCCGAGTGGCTGAACGATCATCTGCAACAGCCGGATTTGGTTCTGATCGATGCCCGCGCGCCGGCGGATTATGCCGCCGGCCATCTGCCTGGCGCGGTGAATCTTCCGGAGCTCGCAACCTACCGCGACCGCGGCCGCGACGGGCGCATCGTCGAGCCGCCGGTGATGCAGAAATTGCTGCGCGAACTCGGCGTGCGTCCGGACGCGACCCTCATCGTCTATGACGACGGCAGCCTGCTGAGCAGCGCGCGGGTTTTCTGGACTCTCGAGGTCTATGGGCTAAAAAATGTCCGTCTGCTCGACAAGGGTTTTGCCGGCTGGCAGGCGCGCGATTTTCCTGTCGCAACGGATACCACCAAGCCCGCGCGCAGCGACTATGTTGCCGAGGTCGACCCCACCCGCATTGCCACCCGCTTCACCACCCAATTGGCGATCACCGATCCGGCACAGCAGTTGATCGACGCCCGTTCCCCGGGCGCCTACGCGGGCAAGGTTTCCAAGGCCAAGCGCTTCGGTCATATTCCCTCGGCCATCAACATACCTGTTCATGAGAATCTCGCGCAGGCGCCCGACGGCTCCGCATTGCGCAACCTCGATGAACTCGCGCAAATCTATGCCGAGGTGCCCAAAGAGCGCAATCTGGTGCTCTATTGCGACATCGGGCGGGTCTCCGCCGTCAACTATCTCGCACTGCGCGAACTCGGCTATCAGGTCGCCAACTATGACGCCTCCTGGCTGGAATGGGGCAACGATTCCGGTCTGCCAATCGTCGGGCCTTGA